A single genomic interval of Apteryx mantelli isolate bAptMan1 chromosome 21, bAptMan1.hap1, whole genome shotgun sequence harbors:
- the C8G gene encoding complement component C8 gamma chain encodes MAPRATLLFLALLLSASQGQKRRRPPPPQSPIEKVAIQENLSLPQFAGKWFLIGVASRCSHLEEHSHHLEATAVVVAVEGQSLSISTFRKLDGMCWEIKQRYLPAKAHGRFLLKGRGYSSKVDVVVGETDYSSYAILYYQKGRSISVKLYGRASRVSDAVADRFEQNVRAVGLNEDVTYYFPTYGFCDSADEFHILDETKS; translated from the exons ATGGCCCCCCGTGCCACCCTGCTCTTCCTCGCCCTCCTTCTCTCAGCGTCGCAGGGGCAGAAGCGGAGGCGGCCGCCACCTCCCCAGAGTCCCATCGAGAAGGTCGCGATTCAGGAGAACCTCAGCCTCCCCCAG TTCGCAGGGAAGTGGTTCCTGATTGGCGTGGCCTCCCGCTGCAGCCACCTGGAAGAGCACAGCCACCATTTGGAGGCGACGGCGGTGGTGGTGGCTGTTGAAGGGCAGAGCCTGTCCATCAGCACCTTCAGGAAGCT GGACGGGATGTGCTGGGAAATCAAGCAACGCTACCTCCCTGCCAAGGCCCATGGACGTTTCCTCTTAAAGG GCCGTGGCTACAGCAGCAAGGTGGACGTGGTGGTGGGGGAGACGGACTACAGCAGTTACGCCATCCTCTATTACCAGAAAGGCCGGAGCATCTCCGTCAAACTCTATG GACGGGCCAGCCGGGTCAGTGATGCTGTCGCAGACAGATTCGAGCAGAATGTCAGGGCTGTGGGCTTGAACGAAGATGTGACCTACTACTTCCCCACGTACG GGTTTTGCGACTCCGCAGACGAATTCCACATCCTCGACG AAACGAAATCGTAG
- the LOC106494242 gene encoding lipocalin-like, whose protein sequence is MQATLLSILGLALLGALRAQEDVPVQADFQEDQFTGKWYSIGLASNSNWFKDKKHLMKMCTTIISATADGNLEVTSTYPKADRCETRNSLYIKTEQPGRFSYTSPRWGSKHDIRVVETNYNEYALVATQISKNTGTSTMVLLYSRTKELSPERLERFTQFSREQGLADENILILPKTDKCMADAA, encoded by the exons ATGCAGGCCACACTGCTCAGCATTTTGGGGCTAGCCCTGCTCGGGGCGCTGCGTGCACAGGAGGATGTTCCTGTGCAAGCCGACTTCCAGGAGGACCAG TTCACAGGGAAATGGTACAGCATCGGCCTGGCCTCCAACTCCAACTGGTTCAAGGACAAGAAGCACCTGATGAAGATGTGCACCACGATCATTTCAGCCACTGCAGATGGCAACCTGGAAGTCACTTCTACCTACCCCAA GGCTGATCGGTGTGAGACGAGGAACAGCCTTTACATCAAGACAGAGCAACCAGGACGGTTCAGCTATACCAGCCCAC GTTGGGGCAGCAAGCACGACATCCGCGTCGTGGAAACCAACTACAACGAGTATGCCTTGGTGGCCACCCAGATCTCCAAGAACACTGGCACCTCCACCATGGTCCTGCTCTATA GCAGGACTAAGGAGCTCAGTCCCGAGCGCCTGGAGAGGTTCACCCAGTTCTCCAGGGAACAGGGCCTGGCAGATGAAAATATCCTCATCCTGCCCAAAACAG ATAAATGCATGGCTGATGCTGCCTAG
- the LCN15 gene encoding lipocalin-15 isoform X2 has protein sequence MAFLSSTGDGSSQFAGTWHIMAAVSNCRVFLSMKDKVKSSITIFSLTPEGNLALKTVVPLGDECKEIELHFQKNGQAGHYTNTAAEEKQDLRVMETDYDHYAILCLIKESDKELSTTLQLFTREQDLSPQLLQKFKELYPTMGLTEDMLTVMPKSDECTQVAS, from the exons ATGGCTTTCTTGAGTTCCACCGGTGATGGCTCGTCACAGTTTGCAGGGACATGGCACatcatggctgctgtttccaacTGCCGTGTGTTCCTGAGCATGAAGGATAAGGTGAAGTCGTCCATCACCATCTTTAGCCTCACACCGGAGGGCAACCTGGCTTTGAAGACTGTTGTCCCCCT GGGAGATGAATGCAAAGAGATTGAGCTGCACTTCCAGAAGAATGGGCAGGCAGGGCACTACACCAACACAG CAGCGGAAGAGAAGCAGGACCTGCGTGTGATGGAGACAGACTATGATCACTATGCCATCCTGTGCCTTATCAAGGAGAGTGACAAGGAGCTCAGCaccacactgcagctcttca CGAGGGAGCAGGACCTGAGTCCCCAGCTCCTGCAGAAGTTCAAAGAGCTCTACCCCACCATGGGCCTTACTGAGGACATGCTGACGGTCATGCCAAAGTCGG atGAGTGCACCCAGGTTGCCAG
- the LCN15 gene encoding lipocalin-15 isoform X1, with translation MAFLSSTGDGSSQFAGTWHIMAAVSNCRVFLSMKDKVKSSITIFSLTPEGNLALKTVVPLGDECKEIELHFQKNGQAGHYTNTAAEEKQDLRVMETDYDHYAILCLIKESDKELSTTLQLFTREQDLSPQLLQKFKELYPTMGLTEDMLTVMPKSDECTQVASS, from the exons ATGGCTTTCTTGAGTTCCACCGGTGATGGCTCGTCACAGTTTGCAGGGACATGGCACatcatggctgctgtttccaacTGCCGTGTGTTCCTGAGCATGAAGGATAAGGTGAAGTCGTCCATCACCATCTTTAGCCTCACACCGGAGGGCAACCTGGCTTTGAAGACTGTTGTCCCCCT GGGAGATGAATGCAAAGAGATTGAGCTGCACTTCCAGAAGAATGGGCAGGCAGGGCACTACACCAACACAG CAGCGGAAGAGAAGCAGGACCTGCGTGTGATGGAGACAGACTATGATCACTATGCCATCCTGTGCCTTATCAAGGAGAGTGACAAGGAGCTCAGCaccacactgcagctcttca CGAGGGAGCAGGACCTGAGTCCCCAGCTCCTGCAGAAGTTCAAAGAGCTCTACCCCACCATGGGCCTTACTGAGGACATGCTGACGGTCATGCCAAAGTCGG atGAGTGCACCCAGGTTGCCAG